In Vespa crabro chromosome 5, iyVesCrab1.2, whole genome shotgun sequence, a single window of DNA contains:
- the LOC124424079 gene encoding tropomyosin-2-like, which translates to MNAIKKRLQTLKVEKDLAIDKADMCDQQAKEANRREEKLRDGVRELAKKLIQMEHDLQVSKTHLKKSIKSLEQKERIYIVTQSELAILNRKMQQCSENLEKSEERRLVAQVKLTQAMETAEDAKRICKVLENRSKLDEERMDQLTAQLKEARLIAEDADNKSDEISRKLTFVEDELEAAEERVKSSEAKIVEREDELFIVGNILKSLEISEEKANRRVEAFKAQLKELKVKLKSAEKRAIIAEQAVKVLVKELDSREDYLFKEKEKYRYICNDMDSTFAELTGF; encoded by the exons ATGAACGCGATCAAGAAACGTTTGCAAACGTTGAAGGTCGAGAAAGATCTTGCGATAGATAAAGCCGATATGTGCGATCAACAGGCAAAGGAGGCTAATCGTAGGgaagaaaaattgagagaCGGTGTACGAGAACTGGCAAAGAAACTAATTCAAATGGAACATGATTTGCAAGTGAGCAAAACTCATCTAAAAAAGTCGATTAAGAGTCTCGAACAGAAGGAAAGAATTTATATCGTG ACGCAATCCGAACTGGCAATATTGAATAGAAAGATGCAACAGTGTTcggaaaatttagaaaaatccGAAGAACGACGACTCGTTGCACAAGTTAAGTTAACGCAAGCTATGGAAACTGCAGAAGATGCAAAACG AATTTGTAAGGTCTTGGAGAATAGAAGCAAATTGGACGAGGAAAGAATGGATCAATTGACGGCACAGTTGAAAGAAGCCAGGCTTATCGCTGAAGATGCCGATAATAAATCCGACGAGATTTCACGAAAATTGACTTTCGTTGAGGACGAACTCGAGGCCGCGGAAGAAAGAGTGAAATCGAGCGAAGC TAAAATCGTCGAACGCGAGGACGAATTGTTCATCGTCGGTAATATATTAAAGTCTTTGGAGATATCCGAAGAAAAG GCCAATCGGAGAGTGGAAGCGTTCAAAGCGCAATTGAAGGAATTgaaagttaaattaaaatcagCTGAGAAGCGAGCAATCATAGCTGAACAAGCCGTCAAGGTGCTTGTCAAGGAATTAGATTCGAGAGAAG ATTATTTGtttaaagaaaaggagaaatacaGGTATATATGCAACGATATGGATTCCACTTTTGCCGAGCTTACAGGATTTTAA
- the LOC124424078 gene encoding tropomyosin-2-like, producing the protein MEAIKKKIAALKMEMDAANEKVELNENKAKQENMRADKLNDDLRDLQKRLVQLERDYEITKTQLEQSTADLEQCEKSWSRAEQDRTSLTKKVQEIEATLTKKEELRLTAQTKLARATELADDASRMCKVLEDRSRLDEERTQKLMAELKDARLIAEDADAKSDEISRKLQFVEEELEGAEERVKTSEAKIVEREDELFIVQNIVKSLEVSEEKANQRVEEFKVQLKSLKKKLKEAEKRAILAERTVKLLLKEVDTKEDELREEKEKYKAVCDDMDATFAEMTGY; encoded by the exons ATGGAGGCGATCAAGAAGAAAATTGCGGCATTGAAGATGGAGATGGATGCCGCTAATGAGAAAGTcgaattgaatgaaaataaagcgAAGCAAGAAAATATGCGTGCCGACAAATTGAATGATGATTTGAGAGATTTGCAGAAACGATTGGTTCAACTCGAGAGGGATTATGAAATAACGAAGACTCAGCTCGAACAATCTACTGCCGATTTGGAGCAATGCGAAAAATCTTGGTCTAGA GCTGAACAAGATCGAACGTCGTTGACGAAAAAGGTTCAGGAAATTGAGGCGACTCTCactaagaaagaagaattacgTCTTACCGCTCAGACGAAACTTGCACGTGCGACGGAACTCGCTGATGATGCTTCAAG AATGTGCAAAGTGTTGGAGGATAGGAGTCGACTCGACGAAGAACGTACGCAAAAGTTGATGGCGGAATTAAAAGATGCGAGGCTGATCGCCGAGGATGCTGACGCGAAATCGGATGAAATTTCGAGGAAATTGCAATTCGTTGAAGAGGAACTTGAAGGAGCGGAAGAAAGAGTGAAGACGAGCGAagc aaAAATCGTTGAACGAGAAGATGAATTATTCATCGTGCAGAATATTGTCAAGTCGTTGGAGGTATCCGAGGAGAAG GCGAATCAACGAGTGGAGGAATTTAAAGTGCAGTTGAAGTCATTAAAGAAGAAGTTAAAGGAAGCCGAGAAACGTGCAATTCTTGCTGAAAGAACTGTCAAGTTACTATTGAAAGAAGTAGATACCAAAGaag ATGAGCTcagagaggagaaggagaaatacAAGGCTGTTTGCGACGACATGGATGCCACGTTCGCCGAGATGACGGGTTATTGA